In the Wyeomyia smithii strain HCP4-BCI-WySm-NY-G18 chromosome 2, ASM2978416v1, whole genome shotgun sequence genome, one interval contains:
- the LOC129724999 gene encoding diacylglycerol lipase-beta-like encodes MPALRLFGRKWLAASDDLVFPCLFEIVFRIVWLGLISCVTSTYWSVTAECDEQAGLAVRVYLVGTLVLISVNIVLLVLLVNRSAQGSITEVQKRSMVAPLLVIKILLILPETGLNIFGTMWAFCGTIECKSEDKITRTVIEAIVLFNWVVFALIIFGLAIVFDPLGSAKYKNGRDSNDNGPTESAIHRKVSKLWFRRFRWAFCCLRKDEFGHEAFTQVASLLSALFRGTDLVPSDIMAGCVLLRVRQKRETREMRRIRMLNDDGPRYSTDITRVFATSPSWMTIKNARHFLRFALAAYGWPMVCYMHCCTGPYRLVPKMTCCACFRRKPQIIIDDNCCLCHVSGVRYTSRVRSEDVLHASFKNHVFELPFCVLADHSTKSIVISIRGSLSMRDVFTDLVANAERFDAPGMPPDTSAHRGMVAGVDCMLKRLREGNMLDRVFNTYPEYTLVLTGHSLGAGVSILLAAKLRSRFPDLRVYAFATPAGLLSRDAARYTEGYAFTIGVGDDFVMRLGVDSIENLRTSVIETIRACKLPKWRIMLNGFGYALFGVPSRDLETTWHDVTEITKKTGQSPLLNERPIQTVAAVEGGLLSSEISKRRFAKTRLFTGGRILHIVRRKKTELEKKTNTGGPTFEMRWATAEDFMELKVMPRMLLDHLPDNVFRTLTKILEEQKTHNGSMLSLQEI; translated from the exons ATGCCAGCGCTGCGTTTGTTCGGCCGGAAATGGTTAGCCGCGTCGGACGACCTTGTGTTTCCGTGTCTGTTCGAGATCGTGTTCCGCATCGTATG GCTCGGGCTGATATCATGCGTAACGTCGACGTACTGGAGCGTGACCGCGGAGTGCGATGAACAGGCCGGGTTAGCTGTTCGTGTCTACCTAGTGGGAACCCTAGTGTTAATTAGTGTAAATATAGTTCTATTGGTACTTTTGGTGAATCGAAGTGCCCAGGGTAGCATTACCGAGGTGCAGAAACGTTCGATGGTAGCACCACTTCTGGTGATAAA AATTTTGCTGATCCTGCCAGAAACTGGACTGAACATTTTTGGCACAATGTGGGCTTTTTGTGGGACAATTGAGTGTAAGAGTGAAGACAAAATTACTCGTACTGTGATTGAAG CTATTGTACTATTCAACTGGGTAGTATTTGCGCTCATTATTTTCGGTTTAGCTATAGTATTCGACCCGCTAGGTTCAGCAAAATATAAAAACGGTAGAGATAGCAATGATAATGGCCCGACGGAGTCAGCGATTCACAGAAAAGTATCAAAATTGTGGTTCCGGAGATTCCGCTGGGCATTCTGCTGCCTGCGAAAAGACGAATTCGGTCACGAAGCATTCACACAGGTAGCCAGTCTACTAAGTGCCCTTTTTCGGGGAACAGACTTAGTTCCATCAGATATCATGGCAGGATGTGTTTTACTGCGTGTTCGGCAGAAGCGAGAAACCAGAGAAATGCGGAGGATACGAATGTTGAACGACGATGGACCAAGATATTCTACAGATATCACTAGGGTGTTTGCCACTTCTCCATCGTGGATGACTATAAAAAATGCTCGTCACTTTTTGCGGTTTGCATTGGCTGCCTATGGCTGGCCTATGGTTTGCTATATGCACTGCTGTACTGGACCGTATCGGTTAGTTCCGAAAATGACGTGTTGCGCATGTTTCCG ACGAAAACCTCAAATCATCATTGATGACAACTGTTGCCTATGCCACGTGTCCGGTGTTCGATATACGTCACGAGTACGAAGCGAAGACGTCTTGCATGCATCGTTTAAAAATCACGTGTTTGAG CTACCATTTTGTGTGTTGGCGGATCACAGTACCAAGAGCATCGTTATATCAATCAGAGGAAGTCTATCGATGCGGGACGTGTTCACAGATTTAGTCGCTAATGCTGAACGATTTGATGCTCCAGGGATGCCTCCGGACACTTCCGCTCATCGTGGAATGGTTGCCGGAGTCGACTGTATGCTCAAGCGGCTGCGGGAAGGAAATATGCTAGATCGGGTTTTCAATACCTATCCAGAATATACATTGGTTCTTACAGGACACAGCTTAGGAGCAGGAGTTTCCATCTTGCTGGCGGCGAAGCTACGTAGCCGGTTTCCGGATCTGCGTGTGTATGCCTTTGCAACTCCAGCTGGACTACTTAGTCGCGACGCTGCACGGTACACGGAAGGATACGCTTTCACTATCGGCGTGGGTGATGATTTTGTCATGCGTTTAGGCGTTGACTCCATCGAAAATCTGCGAACCAGTGTGATTGAAACAATACGAGCTTGCAAACTGCCAAAA TGGCGAATAATGTTGAACGGTTTCGGTTATGCACTGTTTGGTGTACCATCAAGGGATTTGGAGACCACATGGCATGATGTAACGgaaataacgaaaaaaactgGCCAGAGTCCGCTTTTAAACGAACGGCCCATTCAAACTGTGGCTGCTGTT GAAGGAGGGTTACTTTCAAGTGAAATCTCTAAACGTAGATTTGCCAAAACACGACTTTTTACAGGAGGAAGAATCTTACATATTGTGAGGCGTAAGAAAACAGAGCTGGAGAA AAAAACTAATACGGGTGGACCAACTTTCGAGATGCGTTGGGCCACGGCAGAGGACTTCATGGAGTTGAAGGTTATGCCTCGTATGCTATTGGATCATTTGCCAGACAACGTTTTCAGAACGCTTACGAAAATTCTTGAGGAACAAAAAACTCATAATGGATCTATGCTCTCTCTACAGGAAATTTGA